The DNA segment GGTTAAAAAACAATCTTGGACCTTTACCTACGATCACTGGATGGATCACAATTCGATACTCATCGATGAGTCCATAATTAGAAAGTTGTGAGGCAAGACTTAAACTTCCTATGCAGATATCTTTTCCAGGTTGTTTTTTAAGATATGTTACTTCTTCTTTTAAGGGTCTTGTCGCAAGTGTTGTATTTGGATCTGAAACTTTTGAGATCGAATTTGAAAAAAGAATTTTTTCCATGGCAGTAAACACTTTCGCAAAATCATTGCTAACTTGTGACATTGATTCATTTTTTGCAATTTCTGGCCAAAATGGTACCATGAGTTCATAGGTAATCCGACCATAAAGGATTTCACTGCTATTTTGCAACATTTGCATGAAATATTCATGTAATGCTTCATCTGCGTTCATATCGGAATGGCCAAAAAAACCATCAGCGGAGGCATTGATCCCAAAGATTACCTTTTTCATTCACCTTTTTATAAGGAGTTAGGTTGTTGTTGGAAGTACATTTTATCTAGGAAAGGCTGGAGGAAGGAAAAATCGAAACGATTACAAAACAATAAATTTGGAAACAATCTTATCTGTAAAAGCTCGGAAAATGGAGACATTCTTTTCAGTTTTCAATTCTGATTTGATTTACAATGATTCCTGCTGAATACAGTTTTTAAACATTTTATGAAACGACATAAATTGAAAATCAGATAACATTTTGTGAACAAAGATTTTCTGATTAACTTCATTTGGAATGAATCGCGATAAAGTTACATGGTGTAAATGCAACTAAGTTACAAAATGACCGGTATTGTTAGAACCCAAATTTTATCAGTTGGGATTGAATTATAATTAATAGAAATGCCTAAATTTATCGGATTACGAACATTAGTTTAGAATTTGTAATGGATCACGATGGTGTTCCAGTTAATAAATATTAATCCAAATGTAAGTTTACTACTTTCGAAGAGGGTAGTCACCAATTAACATAACTTAACACTTGTGAATAAATATGCGATGATTTTGAAACGAGATTGATTCTTATATATTCGTTTAACGTTGAGATTATGGTTTTGATAATTCACGGAAGAAAACATGAAACGTTTTGAAGAGAAATATTATAACTGTTTTTAGATTCAGATACTAATGCCAGAGTTCATTTTGATCCATTTGAGAATGAGAAATCCTAGAATGTTAGATCGATCAATGACAGAAATAAGATTTAGGAAAAAGAAAATTTCGAAAAAAATACTTTCTAACTTGATTCCGCAAAGGAAGTATGTTAGGTATAGAATTGAGCTAAACTAAATGAAAAAGATATATTACCTTTTTGGTTTTTTTCTTATGTTTTGTTTCCATTGCAAAAAGGCGAATCTTTGCAATCCTGCCGATATTGAAAGTCAATGTGGAATTTTAAACTTGGCTTTTCAAAAACCTATTTCGTTCGGACCTCCGAAAAAACCCCAATGCTCTCCTTGCCGAATGTTTGTTTCGGCGACATCGTATAATGCAAATTTACAAGGAATTAGCGGTGCTGATGTTAAATGTTCAATTGATCCGAATAAACCTGCGGATGGAATATATAAAGCTTTACTAGTTGACGATGTGAATCGAAGAGCCTGCACAAGTGCCAATTGTTCAGTAGGTGGAATCACGGAACAAATCGATTGGGTTGTAGCACCTAATATCAGTTATTATTCATTAAACACTTCAGCTTTAATTTTTACATCAGATTTGAATGGTGTCTTTACCGGCTCTTTTGCGACAACTATGTCAGCACCAACAGGGATTTGGACAGGGATCAAAAATAATCCATCTTGGGATTGGCAAACAGATACATCTCATACATGTACATCCTGGTCTGACAATGTTTCCGCAAACTGTGGGACCTATGGCGTTACATCCTGGCAAGATAGCAGAGCCATTGCGATTACCTCTGCCTATGGGAATGGCGGAACTCTTAATAATATCCTTTGTATCGAACAATAGTACTAGAACATTTAACTAGTTTTGTCACTTTCTAATTACCGAACATAGAAATTAATTGAATGTATTTTGTTTGTGTTTATTTTGCTTTGTTATCCTTTAGTGGTAGGTGAAAGAGACTTACAATTCATCTCGTCATTCGTTAGTATACTTTCGAAGGAAATTCATCCAACAGATATTCATCTGTGTAGGTATTATTCTTTTTATGAGCGAAAAACGAAACATCCATAAAATTGGTAACATAGAAAACAAAAACAATCCTAAGGCCACAAAAAAACAAATGAATGGAGAGGGGAATTGGTTCCCTTTGCCAAATACCTTATCAATTAACTCTTGTTTGGTATTTCCTGGCCATAAGCCACCGAATCCCCAGTAAATATGAACGAGAGCTAATGAAAAAAGGATTGATGTAGTGATAATCGTAATGAATGTCATCGTTAGTTTAGAGTGAGAGATTGTTTTGTGACAATGAATTGGAAAGCATTTTCTGATAAAGACTTACCATTAATCGTAGCAGACCATGCACTATGACCTTCTCCCACAAGTGGATTAAATTCATATGCAGCTCCACTTGCGATGTAAGCATCACGAAGAGCTTCTGCTTGCGTAAATGGAACATCGGCATCAAGTGTTCCATGAACTATACTAATCGGTGGGTCATTTGCATCAAACCTTGATTGACCAGTGATAGATTGCAAATATGTCATATGATTGATTCCACCCCAATGATTAATGACTGTATGAATTTGTGCCCTTGCGGTAAGGTTCGTGCTAGAAAGAGTAGCATCAACTAAAGTGAGAGTTTCATCTCGAAAATCACTAGCATTCGTTATGCCAAGCATATTCGCTAAAAAGGATCCCGCTGAACCACCAAGAGCTGTAATGAAATTTGTATTGATTCCATAATTTGCCGCATTGGCATACAACCATCGAAGCGCAGCTTTTGCATCTCTAGCTGCAGGATACATTGCATAACTTTGTTGTTTTTCTGCTGGAGAAAGGCTAGCAAGATTCATCACATATGTTCCCCAAGCTGTTGAAAGTGTACCGTAAGACGATATCAGCCTATAGTTGATGGAGATACACACCCAACCACGGCTAGTAAAATAATTTGC comes from the Leptospira bouyouniensis genome and includes:
- a CDS encoding alpha/beta hydrolase, with the protein product MKYLIQYKIGWNYFCVIKPIYVFLILCLLNVSCSILGEYSDDKNNTQNTSLIASGLLLQALSNQNSWTTPPTVQSNATYTVAKSTHIYAQALSHSNWGSPTTNVVNLSLDLYLPTNAPRNRPAMILIHGGGFSTGSKDDSNIVAMANYFTSRGWVCISINYRLISSYGTLSTAWGTYVMNLASLSPAEKQQSYAMYPAARDAKAALRWLYANAANYGINTNFITALGGSAGSFLANMLGITNASDFRDETLTLVDATLSSTNLTARAQIHTVINHWGGINHMTYLQSITGQSRFDANDPPISIVHGTLDADVPFTQAEALRDAYIASGAAYEFNPLVGEGHSAWSATINGKSLSENAFQFIVTKQSLTLN
- a CDS encoding dihydrofolate reductase family protein, producing MKKVIFGINASADGFFGHSDMNADEALHEYFMQMLQNSSEILYGRITYELMVPFWPEIAKNESMSQVSNDFAKVFTAMEKILFSNSISKVSDPNTTLATRPLKEEVTYLKKQPGKDICIGSLSLASQLSNYGLIDEYRIVIHPVIVGKGPRLFFNHSLENTIRLELVSTKTFPSGNIALHYRTLRNH
- a CDS encoding DUF1554 domain-containing protein, with protein sequence MFVSATSYNANLQGISGADVKCSIDPNKPADGIYKALLVDDVNRRACTSANCSVGGITEQIDWVVAPNISYYSLNTSALIFTSDLNGVFTGSFATTMSAPTGIWTGIKNNPSWDWQTDTSHTCTSWSDNVSANCGTYGVTSWQDSRAIAITSAYGNGGTLNNILCIEQ
- a CDS encoding DUF3995 domain-containing protein, which produces MTFITIITTSILFSLALVHIYWGFGGLWPGNTKQELIDKVFGKGNQFPSPFICFFVALGLFLFSMLPILWMFRFSLIKRIIPTQMNICWMNFLRKYTNE